One Acidimicrobiia bacterium genomic window carries:
- a CDS encoding cytochrome b N-terminal domain-containing protein — MTLGQRIRESTIGRSIWRATDRATERDQAAGHWANFFLHIYPVKVRRKEITFRYSWYLGVASAVLFGSLVVSGIYLMFFYVPSPTQAYGDILNLQTQVAFGQYIRNVHRWSAHLMVLVVAAHMARVFYRGAYKSPREFNWGIGVVLLVLTLLLSFTGYLLPWDQLAFWAVTVGTEMAAFVPFIGDTVKEMMLGGPVVASSTLLRFYVLHVAVLPVALVLLITIHLWRWRKDSMLDPAKEGVDAGA, encoded by the coding sequence ATGACTTTGGGGCAACGAATCAGGGAGAGCACGATCGGCCGTTCGATCTGGCGCGCAACCGATCGCGCCACGGAACGCGACCAGGCCGCCGGCCACTGGGCGAACTTCTTCCTGCACATCTATCCGGTGAAAGTACGACGAAAGGAAATCACCTTCCGGTACTCCTGGTATCTGGGGGTGGCTTCGGCAGTGCTGTTCGGGTCGCTGGTCGTCTCCGGTATCTACCTGATGTTCTTCTACGTGCCGTCGCCAACGCAGGCATATGGCGACATCCTCAATCTGCAAACGCAGGTCGCCTTCGGCCAGTACATCCGCAACGTGCACCGCTGGTCTGCGCACCTCATGGTGCTCGTAGTTGCCGCCCACATGGCCCGCGTTTTCTACCGGGGCGCCTACAAGTCGCCGCGCGAGTTCAACTGGGGCATCGGTGTTGTGCTCCTGGTCCTGACACTCCTGCTGTCGTTCACCGGCTACCTGCTCCCCTGGGACCAACTCGCCTTCTGGGCGGTGACGGTCGGTACCGAAATGGCCGCTTTCGTTCCGTTCATAGGCGACACGGTGAAGGAAATGATGCTGGGCGGACCCGTGGTCGCTTCTTCTACTCTTCTCCGGTTCTACGTATTGCATGTTGCCGTGCTGCCCGTCGCCCTCGTCCTCCTGATAACCATCCATCTGTGGCGGTGGCGCAAGGACAGCATGCTGGATCCTGCGAAGGAGGGTGTTGATGCCGGTGCCTAG
- a CDS encoding FAD-dependent oxidoreductase: MEKLHFFDENIPCLAACPVNTNAGMYVAAIADGLDELAYLTARLPNPFASVCGRVCAAPCEDACRRGEIDKPIAIRALKRFVTDQFGVEAGMDTYKQVAAPPEESRPENVGIVGGGPAGLSAAHDLRRLGYGVTLYEATGQLGGMMLLGIPEYRLDRTLLAAEIKAITDLGVKVHLNTKLGDAVTLDELRDRHDALFLSIGATLGRGLDLEGHEADGVLKAIEFLINANQGFATSIGEKVVVIGGGDVAMDAARTALRASTYDEIARRNADYDEGHERASMTEALDVARTAARTGAQDITIMSLEARHEMPASEFEIEEAEHEEIRFVNRRGPARILTKNGKVTGIETIAVTRVFDDEGRFAPEFDESDSMELEADTIIMAIGQAIDVDVLGDDGPELSPRRTIQVGTDSLATSLPMVWAGGDAARGPRTLIEAIADGRRAAREIHEAFGGSFTEASAGTMVQLEQFHRLDDVYDRVPRVDVPTLPTDRRIGLAEVETGFTVEQARCEAQRCLRCFANILLDTDKCVLCALCADVCPLDLISLVPSQEIHPDDPGGTALMLNEQSCIRCALCIERCPTDALSMGLWTGVGVPTVGAAV; encoded by the coding sequence ATGGAGAAACTTCATTTTTTCGATGAGAACATCCCTTGTCTGGCGGCGTGTCCCGTAAACACCAACGCAGGCATGTACGTTGCCGCGATCGCAGATGGACTCGATGAGCTCGCCTACCTGACCGCCCGTCTACCCAATCCGTTTGCCTCGGTTTGCGGCCGGGTCTGCGCAGCTCCGTGCGAGGATGCCTGCCGGAGGGGCGAGATCGACAAGCCCATCGCCATCCGGGCTCTCAAACGTTTCGTGACTGATCAGTTCGGGGTCGAAGCCGGCATGGATACCTACAAACAGGTAGCCGCACCGCCGGAGGAGTCCCGACCCGAGAACGTCGGCATCGTCGGCGGTGGCCCTGCCGGCCTGTCGGCGGCCCACGACCTGCGCCGGCTCGGATACGGCGTCACGCTTTACGAAGCCACCGGGCAACTCGGCGGCATGATGCTCCTCGGCATTCCGGAATACCGGCTCGACAGGACCCTCCTGGCCGCGGAGATCAAAGCCATCACCGATCTGGGCGTGAAAGTGCACCTGAACACCAAACTCGGCGATGCCGTAACACTCGATGAACTTCGCGACCGCCACGATGCGTTGTTCCTATCCATCGGCGCGACGCTCGGCCGTGGACTGGATCTGGAAGGGCACGAGGCAGACGGCGTTTTGAAGGCGATCGAGTTCCTGATCAACGCCAACCAGGGGTTCGCGACCAGCATCGGCGAGAAGGTCGTGGTAATCGGCGGCGGTGACGTGGCCATGGACGCCGCCCGCACTGCCCTCCGTGCTTCGACCTACGACGAGATCGCAAGAAGGAATGCCGATTACGACGAGGGCCACGAACGAGCTTCGATGACCGAGGCCCTGGATGTCGCCCGCACTGCAGCAAGGACCGGAGCCCAGGACATAACGATCATGTCTCTGGAAGCCAGGCACGAGATGCCTGCATCGGAATTCGAGATCGAAGAGGCCGAGCACGAGGAGATCAGGTTCGTCAACCGCCGCGGGCCTGCCCGGATTCTCACCAAGAACGGCAAGGTGACCGGCATAGAGACGATCGCCGTTACCCGGGTATTCGACGATGAGGGCAGGTTCGCACCCGAGTTCGACGAATCCGACAGTATGGAGCTCGAAGCCGACACGATCATCATGGCGATAGGCCAGGCCATCGATGTCGATGTACTCGGCGATGACGGCCCCGAGTTGAGCCCCCGGCGTACCATCCAGGTCGGCACCGACAGCCTCGCCACCTCACTTCCGATGGTCTGGGCCGGTGGGGATGCCGCCCGTGGTCCGCGTACCCTCATCGAGGCCATAGCCGACGGCCGCCGCGCCGCCCGTGAGATCCATGAGGCTTTCGGCGGCAGTTTCACCGAGGCGAGTGCGGGAACGATGGTCCAGCTCGAGCAGTTCCATCGTCTCGACGACGTCTACGACCGGGTTCCACGGGTCGACGTGCCAACCCTCCCCACCGACCGCCGGATCGGCCTGGCGGAAGTTGAAACCGGTTTCACCGTCGAACAGGCCAGGTGTGAAGCGCAGCGGTGCCTTCGCTGCTTCGCCAACATCCTGCTCGACACAGACAAATGTGTGCTGTGCGCCCTGTGCGCAGATGTCTGCCCGCTGGATCTGATCTCGCTGGTCCCTTCTCAGGAGATCCATCCCGATGACCCGGGAGGCACGGCATTGATGTTGAATGAGCAAAGCTGCATCCGTTGTGCACTCTGCATTGAGCGGTGTCCGACGGATGCGTTGTCGATGGGTCTCTGGACCGGAGTTGGAGTGCCGACCGTGGGAGCAGCGGTATGA
- a CDS encoding c-type cytochrome encodes MKPEERSEYLEEYSEDKKKGIPFFPDAVFKDVLVGFLVLVVLIGLSYFEGAPLDERADPSDSNYTPRPEWYFLWLFQLLKYFPGNLEFVGVILLPALGFAVLFAMPYLDKTKFRHFTNRTWVMASLGVAVTGMGFLTVQSMIDIPLPADVTGEINAAALFTANCSVCHGASIDITSGTNLHETIAGGHEGMPAFSATLSTDEIDALAGFVLSPQGGSIFTANCAECHDSGDLAAVSPFELQASLSQGTEYAAHAGLEIPEWDDVVFGQDRTALLNFLLAPDGQRLYTLYCSQCHGRSIDWEGDRDQLDVLIRQGGNHLDMTQWRDVLPESEIILLAQFVVEPSTSPDGANLFAQHCADCHGGRVPTATDVDTAIDIIAGGAEHRSMPVWGDVLTEEQLTALVSYTLDASRGTPVIIGQELYGRLCSSCHGDFGEGGPHPTDVADIIAPISTALYLETRDNATLRAIISKGQPDQGMAPFLDSEGGPLTEDEVAALVAFMRSWEANPPVEFPPDLSRGPVAGGSTQLFSAFCAQCHGGDGAGGPGLVGPSLTSDDFQDSYTDESLHDVIANGHAATSMIAWGEVLTASQIDDLVQHIRSLGGRGAAQTIVYSRDIEPIFQASCGGCHGSSGGWDASTMAKVIESGDSGAAVIPGDPDGSTLVKRMRGIGNLMPPAAPLPDSQIELIEQWIAGGATAEVSVGGAPSADGDYTWTRDVRPILQASCGACHGSAGGWDASTYDSTVNSGNGGPAVIPGDADNSTFIKRLLGEGALMPPGAPLSDDQIAILIYWVNSGAAE; translated from the coding sequence ATGAAGCCGGAGGAGCGCTCCGAGTACCTGGAGGAATACTCCGAGGACAAGAAGAAAGGTATCCCGTTCTTCCCGGACGCCGTGTTCAAAGACGTCCTGGTCGGGTTCCTCGTTCTGGTAGTGCTCATCGGGCTTTCCTACTTCGAAGGCGCGCCGCTCGACGAGCGGGCCGACCCGTCCGACAGCAACTACACCCCGCGCCCCGAGTGGTACTTCCTGTGGCTCTTCCAACTGCTCAAATACTTCCCGGGAAATCTCGAGTTCGTGGGGGTCATCCTCTTGCCGGCCCTCGGTTTTGCGGTCCTCTTTGCCATGCCGTACCTCGACAAGACGAAGTTCCGCCATTTCACCAACCGCACCTGGGTCATGGCGTCGCTGGGCGTAGCAGTAACCGGAATGGGATTCCTCACAGTTCAGTCGATGATCGACATTCCGTTGCCTGCCGACGTCACCGGCGAGATCAACGCGGCCGCGCTCTTTACTGCCAACTGCTCCGTGTGCCACGGGGCTTCGATAGATATCACCAGCGGAACGAACCTCCACGAGACGATCGCCGGAGGCCATGAAGGCATGCCGGCGTTCTCCGCGACACTGTCGACCGATGAGATAGACGCCCTGGCCGGATTCGTCCTGTCACCGCAGGGCGGATCCATCTTCACCGCCAACTGCGCTGAATGTCATGATTCGGGAGATCTGGCCGCAGTCAGCCCGTTCGAACTTCAGGCTTCCCTCAGCCAGGGAACCGAATATGCAGCCCACGCAGGCCTGGAAATACCCGAGTGGGACGATGTCGTATTCGGACAGGATCGCACTGCGCTGCTCAACTTCCTGCTGGCGCCGGATGGCCAACGTCTCTACACGCTGTATTGCTCCCAGTGCCACGGCCGGTCCATCGATTGGGAAGGCGACCGCGATCAACTTGACGTTCTCATCCGGCAAGGCGGCAATCACCTGGATATGACCCAGTGGCGGGATGTGCTCCCCGAGAGCGAGATCATCTTGCTGGCTCAATTTGTCGTAGAACCGTCGACATCACCCGACGGCGCGAATCTCTTCGCACAGCACTGCGCCGACTGCCACGGAGGTCGCGTGCCCACTGCGACCGATGTCGACACCGCCATCGACATAATCGCCGGCGGTGCCGAACACAGGTCTATGCCGGTTTGGGGAGACGTTTTGACGGAGGAGCAACTAACCGCGCTCGTCAGCTACACACTCGACGCCAGCCGCGGTACTCCCGTGATCATCGGGCAGGAGCTGTACGGACGGCTTTGTTCGTCATGTCACGGTGACTTCGGCGAAGGCGGCCCTCACCCCACGGATGTGGCCGACATCATCGCTCCGATCAGCACGGCCCTGTATCTCGAGACGCGCGACAACGCAACCTTGCGGGCGATCATCTCGAAGGGCCAGCCAGATCAGGGCATGGCGCCGTTCCTGGATTCTGAGGGTGGGCCTCTGACAGAAGATGAAGTCGCCGCCTTGGTCGCCTTCATGCGTTCCTGGGAAGCCAATCCGCCCGTCGAGTTCCCACCGGACCTGAGTCGTGGACCGGTCGCCGGTGGAAGCACTCAGCTTTTCAGCGCCTTTTGCGCACAGTGTCACGGTGGGGACGGTGCCGGTGGTCCCGGTTTGGTCGGACCGTCTCTTACGTCGGACGACTTCCAGGACTCGTACACGGACGAAAGCCTCCACGACGTCATCGCCAATGGGCATGCGGCCACCTCGATGATTGCCTGGGGAGAGGTTCTCACGGCATCTCAGATAGATGATCTGGTCCAGCATATCCGTTCGCTCGGCGGTCGCGGGGCCGCCCAGACCATCGTCTACTCACGCGACATCGAGCCGATCTTCCAGGCGTCGTGCGGCGGATGCCACGGCTCCTCGGGAGGATGGGATGCATCGACGATGGCCAAGGTCATCGAGAGCGGCGACAGCGGTGCGGCCGTCATCCCGGGCGACCCCGACGGCAGCACCCTGGTCAAGCGTATGCGCGGTATCGGTAACCTGATGCCTCCCGCCGCGCCGCTCCCCGACAGCCAGATCGAGTTGATCGAGCAGTGGATCGCCGGCGGGGCGACCGCCGAGGTATCCGTGGGAGGGGCGCCATCGGCCGATGGCGACTACACGTGGACGAGGGACGTCCGTCCGATCCTCCAGGCCAGCTGCGGGGCATGCCACGGATCCGCCGGTGGATGGGACGCTTCAACGTACGACTCGACGGTCAACAGCGGGAACGGCGGGCCTGCGGTGATACCTGGAGACGCGGACAACAGCACGTTCATCAAGCGGTTGCTCGGAGAAGGTGCCCTGATGCCCCCGGGTGCTCCGCTCTCGGACGATCAGATCGCGATTCTCATCTATTGGGTCAACAGCGGCGCAGCCGAGTAG
- a CDS encoding cytochrome b N-terminal domain-containing protein, whose protein sequence is MMEKIGLWFEERMGWKPIWKALALRNIPKVNWFYTLGSATLLVMINQILTGILLTIYYVPSPQDAYNSVSFITNEITAGWLIRGLHHWGASAMVVLAGLHMVRVVVHGAYKFPREVTWFTGLGLLAVTMAFGFTGYLLPWDQKAYWATTVGTRMLEVVPVIGPWLLRFARGGEELSAVTLTRFYGMHIWVLPALLLLLVGIHMFLVVRIGITAPPKASESESEEPDVEVEA, encoded by the coding sequence ATGATGGAGAAGATCGGCCTCTGGTTCGAAGAGCGGATGGGCTGGAAGCCGATCTGGAAGGCCCTGGCGCTCCGCAACATCCCCAAGGTCAACTGGTTCTACACCCTGGGCAGCGCAACGCTGCTGGTCATGATCAACCAGATTCTCACCGGGATCCTGCTGACCATCTACTACGTGCCGAGCCCTCAGGACGCGTACAACAGCGTTTCCTTCATCACCAATGAGATCACGGCAGGGTGGCTGATCCGCGGCCTCCACCACTGGGGGGCGAGCGCCATGGTGGTACTGGCGGGACTTCACATGGTCAGAGTGGTTGTTCACGGAGCCTATAAGTTCCCACGCGAGGTGACCTGGTTCACGGGCCTCGGACTCCTGGCCGTGACGATGGCATTCGGTTTCACCGGATACCTGTTGCCGTGGGATCAGAAGGCCTACTGGGCGACGACGGTGGGGACCCGGATGCTGGAGGTTGTTCCGGTTATCGGACCGTGGTTGCTCCGTTTCGCCCGGGGCGGGGAGGAGCTCTCGGCGGTCACCTTGACCCGGTTCTACGGGATGCACATATGGGTACTCCCGGCCTTGTTGCTGCTCTTGGTCGGAATCCACATGTTCCTGGTGGTTCGTATCGGAATCACCGCACCACCGAAGGCTTCCGAATCTGAGAGCGAAGAGCCCGATGTGGAGGTCGAGGCATGA
- a CDS encoding ubiquinol-cytochrome c reductase iron-sulfur subunit: MAKMSRRTFLSRVTTTVVGGIGALMGIPTVAYLVSPAKARGGLGVDAIPLGPASKVPIGEPTLFKTAIERKTGWVTQTEELAFYLLTEDGRNFTAMSNVCTHLGCRVRWLDSEEQFFCPCHSAAFNKNGTVASGPPPRALDQYEISVEDDQLFIVGKVEA; this comes from the coding sequence ATGGCAAAGATGAGTCGGCGCACATTCCTGAGTCGCGTTACCACCACAGTGGTCGGCGGGATCGGTGCGCTAATGGGCATCCCTACAGTCGCGTATCTCGTTTCTCCGGCTAAGGCCAGGGGAGGTCTTGGAGTCGATGCCATACCCCTCGGACCGGCCTCCAAAGTACCGATCGGCGAACCGACCCTGTTCAAGACCGCCATCGAACGAAAGACGGGCTGGGTAACACAGACCGAGGAGTTGGCCTTCTATCTCCTGACCGAAGACGGCCGGAACTTCACCGCCATGTCGAACGTCTGCACGCACCTCGGATGCAGAGTTCGCTGGCTCGACAGCGAAGAGCAGTTCTTCTGCCCGTGCCACAGCGCAGCTTTCAACAAGAACGGAACGGTTGCGTCCGGCCCTCCCCCTAGAGCACTCGATCAATACGAGATCTCGGTCGAAGATGATCAGCTCTTCATCGTGGGAAAGGTCGAAGCATGA
- a CDS encoding helix-turn-helix domain-containing protein, with product MKRIEVDIPKEWLSVADISEYMDVSSFVVTGVLRAGELPAVKFGREWRIARIDFEDWINDARIAGRE from the coding sequence ATGAAGCGCATCGAAGTGGACATCCCCAAAGAGTGGCTTTCGGTCGCCGACATCAGCGAGTACATGGATGTATCGAGCTTCGTCGTGACGGGTGTGCTGCGTGCCGGAGAACTTCCGGCGGTCAAGTTCGGGAGGGAATGGCGCATTGCCCGGATCGACTTCGAGGACTGGATCAACGACGCCAGAATCGCGGGACGCGAGTGA
- a CDS encoding ATP-dependent Clp protease adaptor ClpS: MEMWNVVVWNDEVNLAAHVAYVFRRLLGMAREDATSLMLDIHRTGSATVACGAREHVELTCFRLRTHGLDATLELA, encoded by the coding sequence ATGGAAATGTGGAATGTTGTCGTTTGGAACGATGAGGTGAATCTCGCCGCGCACGTTGCCTATGTGTTCCGGCGGCTCCTCGGCATGGCAAGGGAGGACGCCACTTCTCTGATGCTCGATATTCATCGCACGGGTTCCGCAACGGTGGCATGCGGCGCGCGTGAGCACGTCGAGCTGACCTGTTTCCGGCTGCGGACCCACGGCCTGGACGCGACGCTGGAGCTGGCGTGA
- a CDS encoding DUF2017 family protein, with the protein MSEPFAPCAGGVRLTLAPWEVDLLSLVPALLDSVGKFDSDPAAERLAMRAYPFDEDADDEFRRLLAGELEHGRAADRSAFALTVESGVEGVVLSTAEAEAWLRVLAEARLVQAARADLAGGAGTESDRALFDYLSWMQGSLVEILDEVLP; encoded by the coding sequence GTGAGCGAGCCCTTCGCTCCTTGCGCCGGCGGCGTCCGGTTGACGCTTGCCCCCTGGGAGGTCGACCTTCTGTCGCTCGTCCCGGCACTGCTCGATTCGGTGGGGAAGTTCGATTCGGATCCGGCTGCCGAGCGGCTGGCCATGCGCGCCTACCCATTCGACGAAGATGCCGACGATGAGTTCAGGCGCTTGCTCGCCGGTGAGCTCGAACACGGCCGGGCGGCCGACCGATCGGCTTTCGCGCTGACGGTCGAGTCCGGTGTGGAGGGAGTCGTGCTCTCCACCGCCGAAGCGGAGGCCTGGCTGCGCGTCCTTGCCGAGGCGCGACTGGTGCAAGCCGCACGCGCCGACCTGGCGGGCGGAGCCGGCACCGAGTCAGATCGAGCCCTGTTCGACTACCTGTCGTGGATGCAGGGTTCGTTGGTGGAGATCCTGGACGAGGTCCTGCCCTGA